The following proteins are encoded in a genomic region of Streptomyces collinus Tu 365:
- a CDS encoding LysR family transcriptional regulator ArgP codes for MMAELPLDQVRTLLAVVDEGTFDAAAAALHVTPSAVSQRVKALEQRTGRVLLRRTKPVRPTESGAVLVRFARQLARLERDARGELGLSGAGEPTRVSVAVNADSLATWFLGALTRVRGICFELHREDEDHTVELLREGRVMAAVMSSPDPVPGCSVRALGRMRYLPVASPEFAGRHLDGPLPDVLRTAPVIVYDRKDDFQDGFVRRLGGPGAGPLRHSVPTSEGFVAAVAAGLGWAMVPEAQSGPLLRDGRLVLLAPGEWMDVTLYWQQWKLDSPALAALADAVAATAAETLRA; via the coding sequence GTGATGGCCGAGCTTCCCCTTGACCAGGTGCGCACTCTGCTGGCCGTGGTCGACGAGGGCACCTTCGACGCGGCGGCCGCGGCGCTCCACGTGACGCCGTCGGCGGTCAGCCAGCGGGTCAAGGCGCTGGAGCAGCGCACCGGCCGGGTGCTGCTGCGGCGCACCAAGCCGGTGCGGCCCACCGAGTCCGGCGCGGTCCTGGTGCGGTTCGCCCGGCAGCTGGCCCGTCTCGAGCGGGACGCGCGCGGCGAGCTGGGGCTGAGCGGCGCCGGGGAGCCGACCCGGGTGTCGGTGGCGGTGAACGCGGACTCGCTGGCGACCTGGTTCCTGGGGGCGCTGACCCGCGTGCGCGGGATCTGCTTCGAGCTGCACCGGGAGGACGAGGACCACACGGTGGAGCTGCTGCGCGAGGGCCGGGTGATGGCGGCGGTGATGTCCTCGCCCGACCCGGTGCCGGGCTGCTCGGTCCGCGCCCTGGGCCGGATGCGCTATCTGCCGGTGGCCTCGCCGGAGTTCGCCGGGCGCCACCTCGACGGCCCCCTGCCGGACGTGCTGCGGACGGCTCCCGTGATCGTCTACGACCGCAAGGACGACTTCCAGGACGGCTTCGTCCGCCGGCTGGGCGGCCCCGGCGCCGGACCGCTGCGCCACTCCGTACCGACCTCGGAGGGCTTCGTCGCCGCGGTCGCCGCGGGGCTCGGCTGGGCCATGGTCCCCGAGGCCCAGTCCGGCCCCCTGCTGCGCGACGGACGCCTCGTCCTGCTGGCGCCCGGCGAGTGGATGGACGTCACGCTGTACTGGCAGCAGTGGAAGCTCGACTCCCCCGCCCTCGCGGCACTGGCCGACGCGGTGGCGGCGACGGCGGCGGAGACCCTGCGCGCCTGA
- a CDS encoding fasciclin domain-containing protein codes for MRTARAAGAALVTVPLALGGLASQSHAQGASPSPSGTFGSGCSAIAQKADTAKDKLVEAASAYPQLSQLVAATVRAKLTSTLDEKPDVTVFAPNDKAFQGITVSQLSSLLSNEGQLKKTLTYHVVDKQITPDELSHGSFTTVEGSKLTTSGSGTDFKVNDKANIVCGNIKAANATIYIIDQVLQPPS; via the coding sequence ATGCGTACAGCGAGGGCCGCCGGGGCGGCTCTGGTCACCGTCCCGCTTGCACTGGGCGGTCTGGCGTCGCAGAGCCACGCACAGGGTGCGTCTCCCAGCCCGTCCGGCACGTTCGGTTCCGGTTGCTCGGCGATCGCCCAGAAGGCCGACACCGCCAAGGACAAGCTCGTGGAGGCCGCGTCCGCCTACCCCCAGCTCAGCCAACTGGTCGCGGCAACGGTCAGGGCGAAGCTGACCAGCACCCTCGACGAGAAGCCCGACGTCACCGTCTTCGCACCCAACGACAAGGCGTTCCAGGGCATCACGGTGTCCCAGCTCTCCTCGCTGCTCAGCAATGAGGGGCAGCTGAAGAAGACCCTGACCTATCACGTCGTGGACAAGCAGATCACCCCCGACGAGCTCTCCCACGGCTCCTTCACGACGGTCGAGGGCAGCAAACTGACGACGTCGGGCTCGGGCACCGATTTCAAGGTCAACGACAAGGCGAACATCGTCTGCGGCAACATCAAAGCCGCGAACGCCACCATCTACATCATCGATCAGGTCCTCCAACCCCCCTCCTGA